One part of the Budorcas taxicolor isolate Tak-1 chromosome 22, Takin1.1, whole genome shotgun sequence genome encodes these proteins:
- the CBLN2 gene encoding LOW QUALITY PROTEIN: cerebellin-2 (The sequence of the model RefSeq protein was modified relative to this genomic sequence to represent the inferred CDS: inserted 2 bases in 1 codon), producing the protein MFQVRWRSPSKDHPGXLTIRAGDRGQRRLALAPRIRARPPALRAPAARMPAPGRGPRGPPQTMPGRRGALREPAGCGSGLGAALALLLLLLPAGCPVRAQNDTEPIVLEGKCLVVCDSSPSADGAVTSSLGISVRSGSAKVAFSATRSTNHEPSEMSNRTMTIYFDQVLVNIGNHFDLASSIFVAPRKGIYSFSFHVVKVYNRQTIQVSLMQNGYPVISAFAGDQDVTREAASNGVLLLMEREDKVHLKLERGNLMGGWKYSTFSGFLVFPL; encoded by the exons ATGTTCCAG GTCCGCTGGCGCTCTCCTTCTAAGGACCACCCTGG CTTGACCATCAGAGCGGGGGACCGAGGCCAGAGGAGGCTCGCCCTGGCCCCGCGCATTCGCGCGCGCCCTCCTGCTCTCCGCGCGCCCGCAGCCCGGATGCCGGCGCCCGGCCGGGGCCCCCGGGGGCCGCCGCAGACCATGCCCGGGCGCCGGGGGGCGCTGCGCGAGCCGGCCGGCTGCGGCTCGGGCCTGGGGGCGGcgctggctctgctgctgctgctgctgcccgccGGCTGCCCGGTGAGGGCGCAGAACGACACGGAGCCCATCGTGCTGGAGGGCAAGTGCCTGGTGGTGTGCGACTCCAGCCCGTCTGCGGACGGCGCCGTCACCTCCTCGCTGGGCATCTCGGTGCGCTCCGGCAGCGCCAAGGTGGCCTTCTCCGCCACGCGGAGCACAAACCACGAGCCGTCCGAGATGAGCAACCGCACCATGACCATCTACTTCGATCAG gtCTTAGTAAATATTGGCAACCATTTTGATCTCGCCTCCAGTATATTTGTAGCCCCGAGAAAAGGGATATATAGCTTCAGCTTCCACGTGGTCAAAGTGTACAACAGACAGACCATCCAG GTCAGTCTAATGCAGAACGGCTACCCGGTGATCTCGGCGTTCGCCGGAGACCAGGACGTCACCAGAGAAGCGGCCAGCAACGGCGTCCTGCTGCTGATGGAGAGAGAGGACAAAGTCCACCTCAAACTGGAGAGGGGCAACCTTATGGGGGGCTGGAAGTACTCCACGTTCTCGGGCTTCTTGGTTTTCCCGCTATAA